Genomic window (Culex pipiens pallens isolate TS chromosome 3, TS_CPP_V2, whole genome shotgun sequence):
GCACTACCTGAACGTGCCCTACCCGGACGACAACAAAATGGCCGTCATCACGCCGAACCTGGCCCTGTGGGGTGACAAGAAGGAGTGGACCAAGGAGGAGCTGGTCAGCCAGCTGAAGCCCATGTGTAAGTGTCAACCGCCGAGCACAGAAAGTCAAATCTATCAACCTAATCGGAGGGCAGTTTTTCCTGCAGTTTTCAGCGAGGACGAACCGGACGCCACGAACGAGATCGAGATCTCCACGGCGGAAACGGTCGAGGCCATCGTGAGCCAGCTGATGGAGAAGCAACGGATGGCGCGGCAGTCGGCGCTCGTCAAGCAGCTCGAGTGTGGCTGCCCGGACGCGAACTGCGTCGACGGGAAGAGCTGCTCGCACCCGATGAGGCGGATCAGCGCGGCCAAGAGTGCGAGCACCGAGCTGGGCAAGCGGACGACCGAGGGAGGAGCGGCAGGCCATCTGGGTGGCGGCGCAGGGACGGCGCCGAACGTGCTGATCGGATCGAGGGTAGGTGGCTTAAGTTGAAACGTTTAAATAACctaattcaatttaaaagtatttaattgAGTGGAAGAACTTCAATCACCTTCgtaattcaaccaaaaaaaaaaaggaaaaaataatcCATAAACGTTTGACTTTAAAATCACGCCCTTCCTTTTAATCCGCTACTTTTATGACAATAGTTATACACGACGGTCACCAAAAGCCCAGTCAAATAAATTATCTATTTAATATTCTCcctaaaaaataagacaaaaaatgtccaattaacaatcattttttgtaaaagGTTCGCTAAATTATAGATATTTTGgtttaaatagttaaaaaaaatataacaattctggagttttttttttgttgaaaaggttcaatataccaaatttccagtttttgctttttgggtgtttttgaaaccgccttgagacaggggtattaaaaaacacccaaaaagaaaaaaaactgaaaatttggtttattggaccttttcaaaaaaactccagaattattaaattgagtggcaaaatattttcacagtttcatttaattttgcatCTTAAGTTTTACGCTTAAAGCAGggatgctcaaagtttttgaatggcgggccaaatttgaagctcacatgagcttgcgggccatacgagaattttttttttaattttcaatcaataaaacttgaaaaaaatacaaatattattgattaaattttattcgaatcagaaaatcaaaaaaaaaaaataccaacgtAAATATTATTCATCTGCTTTTCATTGTAACTTTCGTGGCTCAACAAtcgtgatttcaaaaatatattgaaaattataaagttgtatttaaattgatttttttttatttatttctggaaTATGATTAAGAAGGTGTGACACTAACTTTGAAAaagtgtgtaattttttttaattatgtgcaatcttaattttaaatagttAGATAAAGATGTTTCAATAATTATTCCTTCAAcgttaattaaatttcaataaatatttgatgaaaatgttgACATAATTTACTCTTTTTAATTATGGGTTTGCCATACATTGATCCCGATTatacaattatttttatattgacaaaatctaaaaagggcgtgatcattcaaaatgggtccgaaGACCACAAAAAATGacctcgcgggccatactttggtcacccctggctTAAAGTCTCTTACAGAGACTAGGGTGGCCATTTCAAATGAGTGTttatatgaaaatgtttcaagttatgattaaaagtttttgaagaacaaattagcattcaattttttttcactcatTCTAAAATACGCTTTTttatttatgagattttttatatctttttgaTGTTCTTTTTTTCAGTACGAGAGTATTAGTATATGAAAGGTatttgcaaaaagaaaaaaaaagatcatttttattatttgatatccTTTTTAGATACTTAACCTAATTTGGACACGGAATTGACTTAACAGATTTTCgacaaagtgcaccgttttcaagtaataagCTTTTGCATGGTTGAATTTGTTTGAAGATTGTTCAATGTTTTGcaagttaaaaatatttcaagaacgTTTTCGTTCTAActcatgaaaagaaaaaaaaaattcacaagacAAAGAAAATTGCCTACAATTTTTCTATTTAAGTCTTTATTAATCGAAAAACTGATTGCAAAGAAACAACGTACTCAAGTTTAGAAATCATGATTTACATTGTTTTAAGTGACTATTGCAGTATATTGGTTCGATGTTAATTATAAAcaatgaaatttgtttgaaattttctgaagattttattaaaaatattttgaaaaatatgaaattaattcaaacattttttaacacgtATTTTcgatgtttgtcttgattttgaAGTAATGAAATTGTTATAACTTAAAATAGcagaatatttcacaaaaatcaatttgtgaACATtgaaattcagaccatttttcaaaaaatttaaacttcaaaaggcTACATTTCAGCAGCCAGTTGTCCAACTAAAAATGTCCTAagaagaaaacaattttttcaggcattttttcttgtttttcgaacattttttttaactattttaaattcattttccaaaatttaacaatctaaaaaaataccaataaaGCCTACAATTGTATTATtgtgtacattgtaatttttttgtctttcaaAAATACCCCAAAAAATCAGTGCAAtttgaaaccaaatttgcatgttttattatcttggttttaaaataaaatgagtgTTCTGTGAtctcattttagtcaatttgtatattttttttgattgccttctaaatttcaaatcatttttttcaacatttcatcaAAGCCATtgtggccgccatcttggatttaaacatctaaatcttgagattttttttgaaaaggtccaataaaccaaattttcagtttttgctttttgggtgttttttaatacccctgactcaaggcggttgcaaaaacacccaaaaagcaaaaactggaaatttggtttattggacctttaaatttccagaaattatTTTAGAGatgaccttcggataatcgagtctgaagtctgttttgttttactttttgctccattattttgaatgttgggcttgaaattttgtgtcatgtcattttcgattgtaaatttgcGATTTTGTATCTGAAACTTATATTTTAGTTTGGTATTtttatgtgacattttctgttttttttcctcaaaatgtTATGGCTCTGGTAACAGATTCAGGTGCAAAAGATCCCTGTTTTATTCTCattcacaatataaaaaaaaataaataaaaacaataccgCTCTcgacttttaattttaaaatttaaataaaaaaattgtattttttgtattcgtTTTAATATacagtcctaatcataacctaaaaCTTCCACGACTTTGTACAACCAGTTCACAAAATTGATATGACAatgactaatgatgcaaaatgaattattttgccatagataatttttttttcacttaaaacaaaacgtataaaattaataaatcgcAAACAAAATGCGAAAATGTTTGAGATAATTTTTTATTAGTattcataaatataaaaaaaaataaaaattggtacTTTGActtaaattctttgattttaCGTCTTTTAACGATGTTtagttccaaaattcaaaacttgtaaaatgataatttacattttattcaaaaaaaaaaaaaataagcattatacaatgtatttggaatagtttacaatcttttttaaaagttttttttttcaatgaaaaatttaattttagtgaaTATTTTTTGGCGCAAAGATTTTTtgggcatttttttaaaaaagagcgTGACGGgtggaaaaaattgcaaaagcCTTAATAATCAtttaagcaaaacaatgcaaaagtgCCGTTGTGGGTTTGcaaacaaagagtgtatcccttttgcattgttttgctagagttTAAACATCTTTAAATGAACGGCTatgatataaattttatttgggGATCAAAATCCATTAACATATCACAGTCATCGGTTGTAATTCATGTTTATTACACTACATTACATCACCCCCGATTCCGAGATTTTCTCTCAACCACATCTCGGCACAAATCAAGCAATATAATccaataatcatcatcaatcgAGCCCAATTTAGCACCTTCTGCTCGATATGAACTAGAATCAACATCATAAGATAACTTTCCTCCCCCTCCATTCTCACGTTAACCACAAAATCTCAATTAACTTTCTCTGCTTCTCGTTTCCTCCCCTCTCTCCCCCTCCCACATCATGACCAACCCACAGATGTACCCCCGGTGGATAGACAACCGCCAGAGATCCCGAGAGCAACAGCAGCAAGCCCTCCTAGACAGTGCCCGACAGTCCGGCCAGAAGGACACTCCGATCCACTTCCAAGTCATTCCTACctctcagcagcagcagcaaagctCAAGCAGCACGAATCACTCCAACAATCTAAATTCAATTAGAGCAGCAATTGCCGGCAATCATCACCCTTCCTCGGCGGCCGGAACAACCCCGGCTTCGTCGACCTCCTCCATCGTGGTCAGCAGCAGTAATTTAACGCTCACCCAACATCTCAACTCACTCAACGGCACCGCCAGCAACAACTCACAATTAACAAGTGTCAGTAGTCACATTACCAACGGTCATTTGGCCGcggcccagcagcagcagcagcagcagcaccaactCCACCACCATCAGCAGCGGGCTCACATGATCATTGCCGGCAATAACTCGTCCTCGGTCGCGGCTTCTAATAATGGCCGCGAAGCTCACATTTCAATGGCGACCGCGAGGACGACCCCCACGTCGTCGTCCTCATCGTCCTCGGGGGTGGACTCCAGCGTCGTCAATCAGCGGCAACCGGCGGCGGATGCTGGCAACACGGCCAACGGGGGTGGATTGATGAGCAACGGCACTAATGGCAGCAATAGTGGTGGCCATCATAATCACATTACGGTTAATAATGGTGCGGTCACGAGTGCGTCAATGGTTAGTGCGAAtggtggtggtgggggtggggCAGTGACGTCGGGGGCGTCGTCCGGGGGAACACCCTCGCTGGTGCTGAGTCTGTCACAGGTGAGAGGAATCTTGGGGATCTTTAATCATGCTTATCAGACATAATCAGAGTAACTGTCATTAATTAAACAGATTATCAATCATTTATAAGAATTGACATAATTCACCTATTTGAtacagcatttttgaaaaaagttacattttgttTGCTCTGTGATAAATACGTCAAATTATTTATCACAGAGCAAACAAAACTCCAACACGTCAAACAAACGTGGAATTACTCGCGTAGGCATTCGAATgttgttagctctgccgagctttggTGAATCATTTCTACGCAGGCAAGCCGTGCGCGATGTATCTCAGCTctaatcgacaagccccgccctaaaaaCGTGGAATCAGTGCTTCAAAGGACCTTCTGAATGcaactaagagagttggaattgttgAAACTTTACGGAAAATGCGagccattttaagatttttattttatgttttttggacctcaaacttccaaacccgttttaccccacttctatttgtcgtagagggctcatatttggcaaacAATCGCAGCAAGTTTCATCCACGTCACGTCGATACGAACTCTTCACTTTGACGAAAAATTCAAtcctaaattatttaaaatttaaaacataggggaaattctcgtatgtttggcaggttaagcacttgctcctaattttgtccaatttgctcatttacactatttaaacaactcattttgcaaaacatttgaaagaaacttgcttgctcacttcttattgagctatttaggggaaatatacccattttaatcactctaagccgtttgaccaattctcatcactttgccgttttccgctattaaatcaacatttacagatatttcaacaatggagagttgcttgctcactttaattcgagctatttataactttggaacagtcaaaaacactttttggaagccgtaATTCATGAAATTGGTGCttataggccgataatagaaataggctgaaaaagggtatagttcccttaTCActggatttcagttgaaaacgcttttatgagctgtaattgaatgtcaaagtgctgatatggcaacattagaggcacgttggaattagatgctgttcccctacattctgatatttcgaaaattaaaattcaacaattataaaattcatttaggccgttgcatacattttttttaagtttatgtgtctcgactctgaccaaagtttgaaaaataaatcaataaaaaggttaacaaccacattttttttcaatttgaatgaaaaaatggatttaaaatgcatttgacaCATGTGcacttgttttgcaattataagtttccaaaatatcataATATCTTAAtacaagttgagttttttttttgtggaaaaagggTTTTTGCTAaagtacattggaattccataaatattcaaaatttaaaaataaaactttaaaatttaacctTGCTGAATTTGATTATTAAggtagaaaaatgcatttttgattgttttcagttgatgagacttttatttccattgaaattttaaagttttttgattttttttgcctcttgatttttcggaaaattttgaagggggattaacaaaatcattcaataatatttgcaacggcctaattgaaaactcaagaataaaaaaaaatctaaaattcaattaaaatttgaaatccaaaattgttaaaccttaaaaattaggattctaaatatttaaaaaaaatcaggataattttttttatatttaacaattcattaatttcataaaattataaatttaaacttCTAAAgatcataaaacaaaaaaaatataaactcaaATGcatagattcttaaattcctaaatgcCGCTATTTTGATGTCATCTTTGAATGTAGAAGtttttataacttgaaaaacGTGGCTAACTTTGAAGCAGTAttgaagtcatattttaggttagagaatcaaattctgtgaaaaatataaatgcGTAATTCGATTGTCAAACAAActgtttaagagcgagtttttcaccgatgtgaaacaggtcgtatcaaggtgctccgatttggatgaaactttcagggtttgtttgtctatacatgagatgaactcatgccaaatatgagccctctacgacaaagggaagtggggtaaaacgggcattgaagtttgaggtccaaaaaacatgaaaaatcttaaaattgctcgcatttccgtaaaacttcatcaattccaactctcttagatgcattcgaatggtcttttgaagcccttcaaaatgtgctatagacatccaggattggtttgactttttctcatagcttttgcaaattactgttaaaaatggatttttttaaaaccttaataacttttcccaacagcctccaacacccatactcccataggtcaaaagttagggaatttcatggactataagcctacggtattaactttttggccaaacgcagtttttctcatagtttgacgatttttctagaacaaacattttacaacgttagtttttgccctgtaggccgccatagcggcattttttggtctcaattttgtcatattcggaatcctcggacaatttcacgtaagttagaagtattggagttgtaaatttgattggaaaaattgccgtttagaatgaattaaaatattttttaacaatttgttggattgggggtaaaacaggttttcgcctacttgatacagcatttgacgtattgatcatagggttaataagatctttttcttttttcaaaaatgttttatttaattattttttaaagaaatattaccactccaatacttctaacttacgtgaaattgtccgaggattccgaatatgacaaaattgagaccaaaaagtgccgctatggcggcctacagggcaaaaactaacgttgtaaaatgtttgttctagaaaaaccgtaaaactatgagaaaaactgcgattggccaaaaagttaataccgtaggcttatagtccatgaaattccctaacttttgacctatgggagtatgggtgttggaggctgttgggaaaagttattaaggttttaaaaaaatccatttttaacagtaatttgcaaaagctatgagaaaaagtcaaaccaatcctggatgtctatagcacattttgaagggcttcaaaagaccattcgaatgcatctaagagagttggaattgatgaagttttacggaaatgcgagcaattttaagatttttcatgttttttggacctcaaacttcaatgcccgttttaccccacttccctttgtcgtagagggctcatatttggcatgagttcatctcatgtatagacaaacaaaccctgaaagtttcatccaaatcggagcacctcgatacgacctctagaacaaaccgagcagaatctacaaatactgcctcttaaataaaatcaaatcccTTAGTTTTGACcttcttattttttgaattttgaatttcattgtcaatttttaaatatttatgcttttgaactactattttttttcaatttttaaagccttgaatttttttaaatttttttattcttaataataaaatcaatcaaaatcaaattattcgctctacagcattgccttggcgttctcgattgcgagattcctctcgaaactaagtgtccgaaggcttgattgttgaggcaattgcaaactgacggcctttggattgtgagtccaacttcctaccagtgactccaccgagacaggtcccaggcagacgactcctacacctggactgagctaacgacctaaccctctaggttagtccgggtccaacatttacttccccacccgacggaaggcgtgatcagacaaatctcgtctcgaaaaatgccaccgggaccgtctgggatcgaacccaagccaaCTGGATGataggcaatcacgcttacccctacaccaccaATGGTTTCTacttttttgaattgaaatacAATTTTATATCTTTATTTTAGTAGTTCTTATgttgtaaacatattttttttaatgaattaaatttcatttacatttttttttatttctaaatctttgatttttttttgtcctgaACATTATTAGAGAATTGTATTGCTTTTCTCTCTGTTATATTTCTTACTGAGCAAAAAGCTAAATCcgtctttttaatttttcgattatatatataacattgatgtTTAGAGTAACCTGGAGCTCGGTCCAGGCCTTCAaagatttgcatttttttccgaaaaaatggcCCTGCAAAAACAAGATAGGCAACACCATTTGAATCCGCTTGGGccgattaaaaaaagtttaactctgaaggcctgtaccgagctccaggttgcttgaaacttcaaagttacaaaaactacaaaaacttgcgcaaggatctggcctaaaTACCAATGGTGTTTAATGTAAACGCATTAGTGACTTAAGAGTCTAAAAAATtacctttaaaaaatgtttgtttttttaagagttaaatcccatttaagcTCATGattgggatttgggcttagtaccACTAGAACAGGACGCTGAATGGCCGCcagaaagtcatttttgttacaccctggtatatttgtataatttgaaaacggctAAATACacttaattttcattaattttatgcttttcaattgtttaaaGATTTGTATGGATAAATCAATAATGTAaaataggctctttggtctaagaaaaaataatttgatcgtttggggcaaaatgcactccTTGCTTTTCGCTTACTATCGTATaggattttagatttttcgggaaaaataataatagagtTATTGGAAACTTAACATTCCACAATGGTACAGTCCTAGTTTGGGCAtcgcagaataaaaaaaaacagagttatttacaaaacgaaaagaaatgtgtatttgatttgatttgatttttgtttaacttttaatacaatttataggcaaaaaatttcaagttaaaattttctttataataaaaaaaataaataaaaaatatgataataataataataataataataataataataatattaataataataataataataataataaaacttgCATACCTATCTTTGGTCAAACGAAATTATACTAATCAAATTTATATAATCTTGTTTCCCATCTCTAGCTCCAAGGCTCCCCCGGATCCTTGCTGATCCTGAACGGCCAACAGCAATCCTTCGTCTGCCATCCCtcccagcaacagcagcagcaacagcaacaactccACCAGCAACAACTGCTCCAGCAGCGCAAAGCGGCCCTGGAGAATGCGGCCGCCAAAGCGGActccagcagcagcggcagcagctcCGGCGGAAGTATCAAGATGGAAAACTCCCCCTCGGACAGTTGCAGCTCGTCCGGGCTGGTGCCGAAGCAGGAAGTTATGGacgcctcgtcgtcgtcgtcggcctcGCCGGGATCGATGCTGGGTCACCACCAGCACCAGGGTCCGACGTCGAACGGGTTGTTCGGAGGGTTTTTGAAGCACAGCCTGGCTGGGCAACACCATGACAACATGCCGTTCTTCAACGAAACGCTGGATCTGTCCCAGGAGGACATCCAGAAGACGCTGAGTGCCAACATGCCGTTGGGCCATGGCCAGGGTGGAGGAGTTGGCGCGGGGACTCAGTCGGGGACGCCGACGGACGATGTCATGAACGGGGAGATTAACCCGATGGACTTTATCGAGAACTGTGGGGATAACCACGACGCCGTTGATGACGACGTGTTTGTCAACTTGGATGCGTTCGATATGCTGGTGGAGTTCCCGGAGCTGGAGCTGGACGCCAAGAGCAGTTTTCTGAACGAAAGCGAAACGGGTACGGACGCTGGAGGCGATCTGGACGATGCAGCGAGTGATCTGAGTCATTACAAGTTGTCCGCGGACAGTGGGATCGTAGCGGACGGAAGTCTGCATCATGGAGGCTCGAACGCGTCCACCATTACGGACTTTAGTCCGGAGTGGGCGTATCCGGAGGGGGGAATCAAGGTGCTAGTGACTGGCCCGTGGAGTGCCAGCTCGTCCTATACAGTATTATTCGACTCGTTCCCGGTGCCGACGACGCTGGTCCAGAACGGAGTCCTGCGGTGCTACTGCCCGGCCCACGAGGTGGGCGTGGTCACGTTGCAGGTGGCCTGCGACGGCTATGTGATATCGAACGCGGTCAACTTTGAGTACAAATCGCCGCCCAAGTTCGAGACCAAGTGCGAGGGCAGCGGGAACGACATGCTGTACAAGTTCAACCTGCTGAACCGGCTCGAGTCGATCGACGAGAAGCTGCAGATCAAGGTGGAGCCGGGCGAGCTGGTGGGtgcttgttattgttattgacttgaaacaaaaaaaaatcgaacctttCTTCAACAGCCCGAGGACTCGACCCTGTTCAAGCAGACCAACTTCGAGGACCGACTGGTGTCGTACTGCGAGTCGCTGACGGCCAAGATGTGGCGCTCGGTAACGCCGGGCTCGTGGCTGGGAAAGCACCGCGGCATGACGCTGCTTCATCTGGCGTCCGCCCTCGGGTACGCCAAGCTGGTCCGGACGATGCTGACCTGGAAGGCGGAGAACTCCAACGTCATACTGGAGGCGGAGATTGACGCCTTGAGTCAGGACCAGGACGGGTTCACGCCGCTGGTGAGTACAGGTTTTGGGGGGATTGTGTCTGTTAGATTTCAAATCTTGGCTCGCATGCTTCACAGATGTGGGCCTGTGCCCGAGGTCACATTGAGGCCGCCGTCGTCCTCTACAAGTGGAACCAGACCGCACTGAACGTGAAAAACAACGCCCAGCAGAGTCCGCTGGAGGTGGCGAAGTGCCGCGGGTTCTCCGGACTCGTTGCCGAGCTGGAAAAGCATGAAACCAAACGACTCCAAACCAAGAGCAAATCGCTGGCCTCAACTTCCGCTTCGGCGATGCCAACGCTGGCATCGATTACCTCATCCTGTACCACTTCCACTTCCACTGCTTCCGCCGTAGCCGCCCCATCGCGTCCTTCTTCCGCTTCAAGTATTGCTTCCGCCGCTACGCTTGCCGCCGGTTCGCGTCGTAACAGCCGCAGCCGAACGGCTGCGATCGAGCCGCCAGAAGTGGCCGCCACCGACTCCAGCCCGGAGCATAGCTTCATCAGCGATCTGTTCAGCTACAACGACGCCCTCAACGCCAGCAACAGCGATAGCTGCAGCAACGACAACTTTGGACTGTCCTCGTCCTTCAACCCGTCACTGTCGCCGTACGGTGACCACAAAAGTGGCGGTTCGTCGACGAGCGGAACGCTGCACTACGCCCTCGAGAACAACAACTCGAACCCGATGCTGTCGAACGCGCTGTCCCCGAACTCGGACAGCAACCGAAGCCACGACGGTGTGTTTCTGCGACCGGGAGCGGTGTTTTCGAGGTGAGATTCGTGCGAAGAAGTGATTTGGGTCTTATTTGACGCATGTACGTATTTTACAGTGGCCAAAGTCCGCCGGGGGCGCGCCTCTCCAAGCGGTCCTCCATCGACAGTGGCATCAACATGGAGACGCGTTCGTCGCTCAGCAAAGCTGGCAAGTCGCTGCGGGAGTCGCAGCGGCTGAACAGGTTAGTACAGAGTTGCGGACGTTACTTTTCAAGGCCTTGGACATGAAGATTTTGTTTACTGAACTCTAGATTCGGATTCAGTAcaagtttcgattttttttaccgaattcggtaactgaaatgttatcaaaaattaggaaaattttcaaaattcggtAACAAAAATAAGGTTAcgcaattttagttttttttttttcttggtttaTTCAACCAAATCCGGTAAGTATACTATAGTTTTCGACAGTTGGtcgatacacggagaaaaaagagttcccaaaatcgtgaacaagcgttcatgaaaatgggaaccgcgaacaaagtgttcaaatcacgattttgaaaaacgtaccatgaaatttgaacactttgttcgtggtacccattttcatgaacgcttgttcacgattttaggaattcttttttctccgtgtagttttagattttttttaaaccgaatCCATTGTGTGAGATCGGTAAaacatctttaaaaataaacaaaaaagtgcATATCTTAATGTTTTAACTGAAATCTAGCAGTTGAGAAATCGATGATATTTCGCCGAATTCAGAAACAaaataagtttgacaatttaagattttaaccaaatttggtaaaattttccaagctcggtaaaaaaaaaatctaaatacaaaaatgtttagttttttttaactgaatttGGTATTTGATCAAATAATACCGGATTCAGTGAGAAatctttatttattatttcaaaatcaataaaaattctttgtacaaattttcagttaaaattagataaaaatttTCCGAATTcgataaaatatattaaattatacaattttagatttttttaaacgaattcGGTAATTGATAAGATAAGCATTTAGATTAGTGAAGCATCTTTGAAAAttagtcaaaaaaattaagccttatattttttaatgaaatccaTTGTTTGAAGTCAACGaatgttcagcagttgaaaaaacGGTGATATTTCAccgatttcagaaaaaaagtaagttttaataattttagattttttttaccgaattcggtacttgaatttggtaaaattttcaacacttattaaaaataaaaaaaatcttgcttataaatttttagtagttttttttGGATTCGGTAAATTTTATCGGTTTTATTAATAATCTAAGTATAAacgattttttcgattttttttacattgggtaattgaaaatttagt
Coding sequences:
- the LOC120423649 gene encoding calmodulin-binding transcription activator 1-like isoform X3, which translates into the protein MTSQAVYCLSLQIRPPTEEGSSQQVVATSSGGNVTVSGNELTKMVTTTTQATAPGGAIITGLDSKSVTITEAASRQLQFQTAQAQQSQQQQQPQQHSNIILVRGSRSENGQIILQNTHELLSLLSDEDKPILLQHQRLKAKTLPEVTTASTGGNTILFQQAIKSNVADGTILLQSSDGLKKTALTAPDGGSIFLQQRLNKNGSTDGPILLRTLKRIDKSQSILVIRNATHTATATANANASSTSTSASVVASAAMTVSAAPATATIVKAKPQATVLTVAEDVDIKKEPTATVAKLVPKPVNMPLGTDGEPIKLPENLESLPRADHFPTQRHRWNTNEEIAAILISFDKHSEWQSKEVKTRPKSGSMLLYSRKKVRYRRDGYCWKKRKDGKTTREDHMKLKVQGTECIYGCYVHSAILPTFHRRCYWLLQNPDIVLVHYLNVPYPDDNKMAVITPNLALWGDKKEWTKEELVSQLKPMFFPAVFSEDEPDATNEIEISTAETVEAIVSQLMEKQRMARQSALVKQLECGCPDANCVDGKSCSHPMRRISAAKSASTELGKRTTEGGAAGHLGGGAGTAPNVLIGSRMYPRWIDNRQRSREQQQQALLDSARQSGQKDTPIHFQVIPTSQQQQQSSSSTNHSNNLNSIRAAIAGNHHPSSAAGTTPASSTSSIVVSSSNLTLTQHLNSLNGTASNNSQLTSVSSHITNGHLAAAQQQQQQQHQLHHHQQRAHMIIAGNNSSSVAASNNGREAHISMATARTTPTSSSSSSSGVDSSVVNQRQPAADAGNTANGGGLMSNGTNGSNSGGHHNHITVNNGAVTSASMVSANGGGGGGAVTSGASSGGTPSLVLSLSQLQGSPGSLLILNGQQQSFVCHPSQQQQQQQQQLHQQQLLQQRKAALENAAAKADSSSSGSSSGGSIKMENSPSDSCSSSGLVPKQEVMDASSSSSASPGSMLGHHQHQGPTSNGLFGGFLKHSLAGQHHDNMPFFNETLDLSQEDIQKTLSANMPLGHGQGGGVGAGTQSGTPTDDVMNGEINPMDFIENCGDNHDAVDDDVFVNLDAFDMLVEFPELELDAKSSFLNESETGTDAGGDLDDAASDLSHYKLSADSGIVADGSLHHGGSNASTITDFSPEWAYPEGGIKVLVTGPWSASSSYTVLFDSFPVPTTLVQNGVLRCYCPAHEVGVVTLQVACDGYVISNAVNFEYKSPPKFETKCEGSGNDMLYKFNLLNRLESIDEKLQIKVEPGELPEDSTLFKQTNFEDRLVSYCESLTAKMWRSVTPGSWLGKHRGMTLLHLASALGYAKLVRTMLTWKAENSNVILEAEIDALSQDQDGFTPLMWACARGHIEAAVVLYKWNQTALNVKNNAQQSPLEVAKCRGFSGLVAELEKHETKRLQTKSKSLASTSASAMPTLASITSSCTTSTSTASAVAAPSRPSSASSIASAATLAAGSRRNSRSRTAAIEPPEVAATDSSPEHSFISDLFSYNDALNASNSDSCSNDNFGLSSSFNPSLSPYGDHKSGGSSTSGTLHYALENNNSNPMLSNALSPNSDSNRSHDGVFLRPGAVFSSGQSPPGARLSKRSSIDSGINMETRSSLSKAGKSLRESQRLNRTDRSMSLPLTAGGSVSGGQGSSPFGVSAAIVGSAAAKGTTSSSGGGGPGSDSDNFSLSLNDRSTESPSQNSSNLSNTSLLSPLRKMDFALCEVSAAGSSPMCEDTDSLQDDDRHSVVTITGHHSHHGHVYHQEIGAGGGGGGGGVGGAAAGEGTSGGGDSDAKVLTLAEQIIAAMPERIKNESEEIMSLGSPMPESLSEDTSGMGMLNDSFMEPLLDSLPSSQFEEFNFEFSDHNYRYHDVGTPCSSLSPASSGPLQSPASYSIPQDAPVGSPSPPPTTQDFTEFLQSTNANPFEKDFSNLKLTEREQRELYEAAKCIQKAYRSYKGRKSRMEEQDKERSAAVVIQNYYRRYKQYAYYRQMTQAAVIIQNGYRSYCENKRFKKSQAGGGHQALASGVSGAADGCPEAAGSTSCYYKKQHSPQQQQQQQHMNNQGGSSKEPSPSGPLKRTYSQRTQNQAARKIQQFMRQSKNKLQRERAERERQVHQRRAEYHPSSPFHGAAAGTSDPR